A genomic stretch from Diachasmimorpha longicaudata isolate KC_UGA_2023 chromosome 2, iyDiaLong2, whole genome shotgun sequence includes:
- the LOC135172655 gene encoding membrane-associated guanylate kinase, WW and PDZ domain-containing protein 1-like isoform X1: protein MATKTEDLVSMDNATDGGSVDKEILTISGVDNSSHRVPPTYLYNTGNDQCGINSDHDRHNHCYDQTTDDQLGPLPSNWEKAYTETGEIYFIDHNTGTSHWLDPRLSKFQKRSLEECLDDELPYGWEKIDDQLYGTYFIDHVNRRTQYENPVIQAKRAQQSLNDRKSPSFTRNPKKLKGQRIRTTLLKSSRGLGFTIVGGDDAVEEFLQIKSVVPNGPAWLDGKLQTGDVLVYVNDTCVLGFTHNDMVNVFKSIASGETVSLEVCRGYPLPFDPNDPNTEVVTTIAVSPPDDNHQEVPRSLQQHSSDLLPEDPTLYMDLDPSLQPDSRFGFLESSFLPVHSHQNGENLTTASVNSMPDLCISDKITTIKRPSSTDILLSDTTDFDDPKDLSKPEFLSISIVKGAMGFGFTIADSSHGQKVKKILDRHRCKNLMEGDILVNINDVNVRSMCHSEVVQVLKDCPRSQEALIHVQRTIAQIKDKKEKSARDFYRSKTPTADIYSTQSKTIVPSRPKTPLIDTRNRTKSPSDFRNDWRSENDNHLGPMENTCKYPEYNHDVYYNDPYKSNMGKITDNFGRMTNIDDDPMRHRNRDWHGNDKMSLGADMYPISAVGHDQMTKQNGEHSDYYKDLYSVRMHQQYAAQDYAVYGMGQEQSVDTGEIWDKRKETTSFEHEQPHSSSISRYPQYPNEMVCPTIPDVEWIETVVTLIRQDTGFGFRIVGGTEERSQQVSVGHIVPGGAADLDNRLNTGDLIMSVDGESVMNSSHHHVVQLMIQAAQNGRVSLGIRRRINAQDHLQENLQSSYDRQMNLQYPYDITVSRMENEGFGFVIISSVNKAGSTIGRIIEGSPAERCARLNVGDHILAVNHVDITNVCHKDIVNLIKDSGYSVTLTIGYPIDDCCSTTSMSQKDESTGDGDGGQYHAVELTRGTRGFGFSIRGGREFQNMPLFVLQIAENGPAAIDNRLRVGDQIIEINGINTKNMTHTEAIEIIRNGGPSVRLLVRRGCQMPSAHYIDDISVRTIDEETMHTNDREIIDGNLEYKTETTITLCCCSRRKL, encoded by the exons ATGGCAACAAAAACTGAGGACTTAGTTTCTATGGACAACGCTACTGatg GTGGAAGTGTGGACAAGGAGATATTGACAATAAGCGGTGTTGATAATTCAAGCCACCGTGTACCACCCACATACCTCTACAACACCGGCAACGACCAGTGTGGGATAAATTCCGATCACGACAGGCACAATCACTGTTACGATCAGACCACGGACGATCAGTTGGGCCCATTGCCATCAAATTGGGAAAAGGCTTACACAGAAACCGGTGAAATTTACTTCATCGATCACAACACAGGCACCTCCCACTGGCTAGATCCAAGATTATCGAAATTCCAGAAGCGTTCCCTGGAAGAATGCCTCGACGACGAGCTCCCTTATGGTTGGGAGAAAATTGATGATCAGCTTTATGGTACTTATTTCATTGATCATGTGAATCGGCGAACGCAGTACGAGAACCCGGTGATACAGGCGAAAAGGGCACAGCAGAGCCTCAACGACAGAAAGAGTCCTAGCTTCACCAGGAATCCTAAGAAATTGAAGGGACAGAGAATAAGGACTACGTTGCTAAAGAGCTCGAGGGGCCTTGGATTTACTATTGTGGGGGGTGACGACGCTGTTGAGGAATTTCTGCAGATTAAGAGTGTTGTACCCAATGGTCCAGCGTGGCTCGATGGAAAATTGCAAACAGGTGACGTTTTAGTATACGTCAATGACACTTGCGTGCTGGGCTTCACTCATAACGACATGGTGAACGTCTTCAAATCGATAGCAAGTGGTGAGACGGTTTCTCTAGAAGTGTGCCGAGGTTACCCGTTGCCCTTTGACCCCAACGACCCCAACACCGAAGTAGTGACGACAATAGCAGTGAGCCCCCCCGACGACAATCACCAGGAGGTCCCGAGAAGCTTGCAGCAGCACTCCTCGGACCTCCTGCCAGAGGATCCAACCCTCTACATGGACCTGGACCCCTCGCTGCAACCAGATTCTCGCTTCGGTTTCCTGGAGAGCTCCTTCCTACCAGTGCATAGTCACCAAAACGGTGAGAATCTTACAACGGCCTCAGTGAACTCGATGCCAGATCTCTGCATCTCTGACAAGATCACGACCATCAAAAGGCCCAGCAGCACTGACATTCTGCTATCAGACACAACGGACTTCGACGATCCGAAAGATCTCTCGAAACCAGAATTTCTGAGTATTTCGATTGTGAAGGGAGCGATGGGCTTTGGCTTCACAATAGCTGACTCCTCTCACGGTCAGaaggttaaaaaaattctggatcgacATCGTTGCAAGAACCTCATGGAGGGGGATATCCTAGTGAACATAAACGACGTCAATGTGAGGAGCATGTGTCACTCCGAGGTTGTGCAGGTCCTCAAGGATTGCCCCAGAAGCCAAGAGGCTCTCATCCACGTCCAGCGGACAATTGCACAGATCAAGGATAAGAAGGAGAAGAGTGCCCGGGACTTTTACAGGAGCAAAACCCCAACAGCTGATATTTACAGCACCCAATCGAAGACAATAGTGCCTAGCAGACCGAAAACACCTCTCATTGATACTAGAAATCGCACCAAATCGCCGTCTGACTTCAGAAACGATTGGAGAAGTGAGAATGATAATCATTTAGGTCCAATGGAGAACACCTGCAAGTATCCCGAGTACAATCACGATGTTTATTATAATGATCCTTATAAATCAAATATGGGGAAGATCACTGATAATTTTGGGAGGATGACCAATATTGATGACGATCCCATGAGGCACAGAAACAGAGACTGGCATGGAAATGACAAGATGAGTTTGGGGGCGGACATGTACCCTATCAGTGCTGTGGGACACGACCAGATGACCAAGCAGAATGGCGAACATTCGGATTATTACAAGGATCTTTACTCGGTCAGGATGCATCAGCAGTATGCGGCTCAGGATTATGCAGTTTATGGGATGGGGCAGGAGCAGAGTGTCGACACTGGCGAAATTTGGGACAAGAGGAAAGAGACGACTAGTTTTGAGCACGAACAACCCCATTCCAGTTCGATATCTAG GTATCCCCAATATCCGAATGAAATGGTTTGTCCGACAATCCCCGACGTCGAGTGGATAGAGACCGTGGTGACCCTGATCCGCCAAGACACTGGTTTTGGTTTCAGGATAGTTGGAGGAACCGAGGAAAGATCTCAG CAGGTGTCCGTTGGCCACATCGTGCCAGGTGGAGCAGCTGACCTGGACAATAGACTGAACACTGGTGATTTAATAATGTCCGTCGATGGAGAGAGTGTCATGAATTCCTCTCATCATCATGTAGTCCAGCTGATGATTCAAGCAGCGCAGAATGGCAGAGTTAGTCTGGGGATAAGAAGGCGAATCAACGCTCAGGACCATCTCCAGGAGAATCTCCAGAGTTCCTACGACAGACAAATGAATCTCCAGTATCCTTACGACATCACTGTCAGCAGGATGGAGAATGAAGGCTTTGGCTTCGTTATCATCTCGTCTGTGAACAAGGCTGGATCGACTATTGGGAGGATCATCGAGGGCTCGCCTGCTGAGAGGTGTGCCAGGCTAAACGTTGGTGATCACATTCTCGCTGTTAATCACGTTGACATTACTAATGTCTGCCACAAGGACATTGTGAATTTGATAAAGGATTCTGGGTACTCGGTCACCCTCACCATTGGATATCCCATTGACGATTGCTGTAGCACTACTTCTATGTCCCAGAAG gatGAGTCGACTGGAGATGGCGACGGAGGTCAGTATCATGCAGTGGAATTGACTCGCGGCACCCGAGGATTTGGATTTAGTATTCGAGGAGGAAGGGAGTTCCAAAACATGCCACTTTTTGTTTTGCAAATTGCGGAGAATGGACCTGCTGCTATTGACAATCGATTGAGG GTTGGTGATCAGATAATCGAGATAAATGGGATAAACACAAAGAACATGACTCATACCGAGGCAATAGAAATAATACGAAATGGCGGTCCATCGGTGCGACTATTAGTACGTCGTGGATGCCAAATGCCAAGTGCG CACTATATTGACGATATAAGTGTTCGGACGATTGACGAAGAGACCATGCACACGAATGATAGGGAAATTATTGATGGAAATTTAGAGTACAAAACAGAAACAACGATTACACTGTGCTGCTGCTCCCGGAGAAAActatga
- the LOC135172655 gene encoding membrane-associated guanylate kinase, WW and PDZ domain-containing protein 1-like isoform X2 has product MATKTEDLVSMDNATDGGSVDKEILTISGVDNSSHRVPPTYLYNTGNDQCGINSDHDRHNHCYDQTTDDQLGPLPSNWEKAYTETGEIYFIDHNTGTSHWLDPRLSKFQKRSLEECLDDELPYGWEKIDDQLYGTYFIDHVNRRTQYENPVIQAKRAQQSLNDRKSPSFTRNPKKLKGQRIRTTLLKSSRGLGFTIVGGDDAVEEFLQIKSVVPNGPAWLDGKLQTGDVLVYVNDTCVLGFTHNDMVNVFKSIASGETVSLEVCRGYPLPFDPNDPNTEVVTTIAVSPPDDNHQEVPRSLQQHSSDLLPEDPTLYMDLDPSLQPDSRFGFLESSFLPVHSHQNGENLTTASVNSMPDLCISDKITTIKRPSSTDILLSDTTDFDDPKDLSKPEFLSISIVKGAMGFGFTIADSSHGQKVKKILDRHRCKNLMEGDILVNINDVNVRSMCHSEVVQVLKDCPRSQEALIHVQRTIAQIKDKKEKSARDFYRSKTPTADIYSTQSKTIVPSRPKTPLIDTRNRTKSPSDFRNDWRSENDNHLGPMENTCKYPEYNHDVYYNDPYKSNMGKITDNFGRMTNIDDDPMRHRNRDWHGNDKMSLGADMYPISAVGHDQMTKQNGEHSDYYKDLYSVRMHQQYAAQDYAVYGMGQEQSVDTGEIWDKRKETTSFEHEQPHSSSISRYPQYPNEMVCPTIPDVEWIETVVTLIRQDTGFGFRIVGGTEERSQVSVGHIVPGGAADLDNRLNTGDLIMSVDGESVMNSSHHHVVQLMIQAAQNGRVSLGIRRRINAQDHLQENLQSSYDRQMNLQYPYDITVSRMENEGFGFVIISSVNKAGSTIGRIIEGSPAERCARLNVGDHILAVNHVDITNVCHKDIVNLIKDSGYSVTLTIGYPIDDCCSTTSMSQKDESTGDGDGGQYHAVELTRGTRGFGFSIRGGREFQNMPLFVLQIAENGPAAIDNRLRVGDQIIEINGINTKNMTHTEAIEIIRNGGPSVRLLVRRGCQMPSAHYIDDISVRTIDEETMHTNDREIIDGNLEYKTETTITLCCCSRRKL; this is encoded by the exons ATGGCAACAAAAACTGAGGACTTAGTTTCTATGGACAACGCTACTGatg GTGGAAGTGTGGACAAGGAGATATTGACAATAAGCGGTGTTGATAATTCAAGCCACCGTGTACCACCCACATACCTCTACAACACCGGCAACGACCAGTGTGGGATAAATTCCGATCACGACAGGCACAATCACTGTTACGATCAGACCACGGACGATCAGTTGGGCCCATTGCCATCAAATTGGGAAAAGGCTTACACAGAAACCGGTGAAATTTACTTCATCGATCACAACACAGGCACCTCCCACTGGCTAGATCCAAGATTATCGAAATTCCAGAAGCGTTCCCTGGAAGAATGCCTCGACGACGAGCTCCCTTATGGTTGGGAGAAAATTGATGATCAGCTTTATGGTACTTATTTCATTGATCATGTGAATCGGCGAACGCAGTACGAGAACCCGGTGATACAGGCGAAAAGGGCACAGCAGAGCCTCAACGACAGAAAGAGTCCTAGCTTCACCAGGAATCCTAAGAAATTGAAGGGACAGAGAATAAGGACTACGTTGCTAAAGAGCTCGAGGGGCCTTGGATTTACTATTGTGGGGGGTGACGACGCTGTTGAGGAATTTCTGCAGATTAAGAGTGTTGTACCCAATGGTCCAGCGTGGCTCGATGGAAAATTGCAAACAGGTGACGTTTTAGTATACGTCAATGACACTTGCGTGCTGGGCTTCACTCATAACGACATGGTGAACGTCTTCAAATCGATAGCAAGTGGTGAGACGGTTTCTCTAGAAGTGTGCCGAGGTTACCCGTTGCCCTTTGACCCCAACGACCCCAACACCGAAGTAGTGACGACAATAGCAGTGAGCCCCCCCGACGACAATCACCAGGAGGTCCCGAGAAGCTTGCAGCAGCACTCCTCGGACCTCCTGCCAGAGGATCCAACCCTCTACATGGACCTGGACCCCTCGCTGCAACCAGATTCTCGCTTCGGTTTCCTGGAGAGCTCCTTCCTACCAGTGCATAGTCACCAAAACGGTGAGAATCTTACAACGGCCTCAGTGAACTCGATGCCAGATCTCTGCATCTCTGACAAGATCACGACCATCAAAAGGCCCAGCAGCACTGACATTCTGCTATCAGACACAACGGACTTCGACGATCCGAAAGATCTCTCGAAACCAGAATTTCTGAGTATTTCGATTGTGAAGGGAGCGATGGGCTTTGGCTTCACAATAGCTGACTCCTCTCACGGTCAGaaggttaaaaaaattctggatcgacATCGTTGCAAGAACCTCATGGAGGGGGATATCCTAGTGAACATAAACGACGTCAATGTGAGGAGCATGTGTCACTCCGAGGTTGTGCAGGTCCTCAAGGATTGCCCCAGAAGCCAAGAGGCTCTCATCCACGTCCAGCGGACAATTGCACAGATCAAGGATAAGAAGGAGAAGAGTGCCCGGGACTTTTACAGGAGCAAAACCCCAACAGCTGATATTTACAGCACCCAATCGAAGACAATAGTGCCTAGCAGACCGAAAACACCTCTCATTGATACTAGAAATCGCACCAAATCGCCGTCTGACTTCAGAAACGATTGGAGAAGTGAGAATGATAATCATTTAGGTCCAATGGAGAACACCTGCAAGTATCCCGAGTACAATCACGATGTTTATTATAATGATCCTTATAAATCAAATATGGGGAAGATCACTGATAATTTTGGGAGGATGACCAATATTGATGACGATCCCATGAGGCACAGAAACAGAGACTGGCATGGAAATGACAAGATGAGTTTGGGGGCGGACATGTACCCTATCAGTGCTGTGGGACACGACCAGATGACCAAGCAGAATGGCGAACATTCGGATTATTACAAGGATCTTTACTCGGTCAGGATGCATCAGCAGTATGCGGCTCAGGATTATGCAGTTTATGGGATGGGGCAGGAGCAGAGTGTCGACACTGGCGAAATTTGGGACAAGAGGAAAGAGACGACTAGTTTTGAGCACGAACAACCCCATTCCAGTTCGATATCTAG GTATCCCCAATATCCGAATGAAATGGTTTGTCCGACAATCCCCGACGTCGAGTGGATAGAGACCGTGGTGACCCTGATCCGCCAAGACACTGGTTTTGGTTTCAGGATAGTTGGAGGAACCGAGGAAAGATCTCAG GTGTCCGTTGGCCACATCGTGCCAGGTGGAGCAGCTGACCTGGACAATAGACTGAACACTGGTGATTTAATAATGTCCGTCGATGGAGAGAGTGTCATGAATTCCTCTCATCATCATGTAGTCCAGCTGATGATTCAAGCAGCGCAGAATGGCAGAGTTAGTCTGGGGATAAGAAGGCGAATCAACGCTCAGGACCATCTCCAGGAGAATCTCCAGAGTTCCTACGACAGACAAATGAATCTCCAGTATCCTTACGACATCACTGTCAGCAGGATGGAGAATGAAGGCTTTGGCTTCGTTATCATCTCGTCTGTGAACAAGGCTGGATCGACTATTGGGAGGATCATCGAGGGCTCGCCTGCTGAGAGGTGTGCCAGGCTAAACGTTGGTGATCACATTCTCGCTGTTAATCACGTTGACATTACTAATGTCTGCCACAAGGACATTGTGAATTTGATAAAGGATTCTGGGTACTCGGTCACCCTCACCATTGGATATCCCATTGACGATTGCTGTAGCACTACTTCTATGTCCCAGAAG gatGAGTCGACTGGAGATGGCGACGGAGGTCAGTATCATGCAGTGGAATTGACTCGCGGCACCCGAGGATTTGGATTTAGTATTCGAGGAGGAAGGGAGTTCCAAAACATGCCACTTTTTGTTTTGCAAATTGCGGAGAATGGACCTGCTGCTATTGACAATCGATTGAGG GTTGGTGATCAGATAATCGAGATAAATGGGATAAACACAAAGAACATGACTCATACCGAGGCAATAGAAATAATACGAAATGGCGGTCCATCGGTGCGACTATTAGTACGTCGTGGATGCCAAATGCCAAGTGCG CACTATATTGACGATATAAGTGTTCGGACGATTGACGAAGAGACCATGCACACGAATGATAGGGAAATTATTGATGGAAATTTAGAGTACAAAACAGAAACAACGATTACACTGTGCTGCTGCTCCCGGAGAAAActatga
- the LOC135172655 gene encoding membrane-associated guanylate kinase, WW and PDZ domain-containing protein 1-like isoform X3, with product MATKTEDLVSMDNATDGGSVDKEILTISGVDNSSHRVPPTYLYNTGNDQCGINSDHDRHNHCYDQTTDDQLGPLPSNWEKAYTETGEIYFIDHNTGTSHWLDPRLSKFQKRSLEECLDDELPYGWEKIDDQLYGTYFIDHVNRRTQYENPVIQAKRAQQSLNDRKSPSFTRNPKKLKGQRIRTTLLKSSRGLGFTIVGGDDAVEEFLQIKSVVPNGPAWLDGKLQTGDVLVYVNDTCVLGFTHNDMVNVFKSIASGETVSLEVCRGYPLPFDPNDPNTEVVTTIAVSPPDDNHQEVPRSLQQHSSDLLPEDPTLYMDLDPSLQPDSRFGFLESSFLPVHSHQNGENLTTASVNSMPDLCISDKITTIKRPSSTDILLSDTTDFDDPKDLSKPEFLSISIVKGAMGFGFTIADSSHGQKVKKILDRHRCKNLMEGDILVNINDVNVRSMCHSEVVQVLKDCPRSQEALIHVQRTIAQIKDKKEKSARDFYRSKTPTADIYSTQSKTIVPSRPKTPLIDTRNRTKSPSDFRNDWRSENDNHLGPMENTCKYPEYNHDVYYNDPYKSNMGKITDNFGRMTNIDDDPMRHRNRDWHGNDKMSLGADMYPISAVGHDQMTKQNGEHSDYYKDLYSVRMHQQYAAQDYAVYGMGQEQSVDTGEIWDKRKETTSFEHEQPHSSSISRYPQYPNEMVCPTIPDVEWIETVVTLIRQDTGFGFRIVGGTEERSQQVSVGHIVPGGAADLDNRLNTGDLIMSVDGESVMNSSHHHVVQLMIQAAQNGRVSLGIRRRINAQDHLQENLQSSYDRQMNLQYPYDITVSRMENEGFGFVIISSVNKAGSTIGRIIEGSPAERCARLNVGDHILAVNHVDITNVCHKDIVNLIKDSGYSVTLTIGYPIDDCCSTTSMSQKDESTGDGDGGQYHAVELTRGTRGFGFSIRGGREFQNMPLFVLQIAENGPAAIDNRLRVGDQIIEINGINTKNMTHTEAIEIIRNGGPSVRLLVRRGCQMPSALFTQMGRP from the exons ATGGCAACAAAAACTGAGGACTTAGTTTCTATGGACAACGCTACTGatg GTGGAAGTGTGGACAAGGAGATATTGACAATAAGCGGTGTTGATAATTCAAGCCACCGTGTACCACCCACATACCTCTACAACACCGGCAACGACCAGTGTGGGATAAATTCCGATCACGACAGGCACAATCACTGTTACGATCAGACCACGGACGATCAGTTGGGCCCATTGCCATCAAATTGGGAAAAGGCTTACACAGAAACCGGTGAAATTTACTTCATCGATCACAACACAGGCACCTCCCACTGGCTAGATCCAAGATTATCGAAATTCCAGAAGCGTTCCCTGGAAGAATGCCTCGACGACGAGCTCCCTTATGGTTGGGAGAAAATTGATGATCAGCTTTATGGTACTTATTTCATTGATCATGTGAATCGGCGAACGCAGTACGAGAACCCGGTGATACAGGCGAAAAGGGCACAGCAGAGCCTCAACGACAGAAAGAGTCCTAGCTTCACCAGGAATCCTAAGAAATTGAAGGGACAGAGAATAAGGACTACGTTGCTAAAGAGCTCGAGGGGCCTTGGATTTACTATTGTGGGGGGTGACGACGCTGTTGAGGAATTTCTGCAGATTAAGAGTGTTGTACCCAATGGTCCAGCGTGGCTCGATGGAAAATTGCAAACAGGTGACGTTTTAGTATACGTCAATGACACTTGCGTGCTGGGCTTCACTCATAACGACATGGTGAACGTCTTCAAATCGATAGCAAGTGGTGAGACGGTTTCTCTAGAAGTGTGCCGAGGTTACCCGTTGCCCTTTGACCCCAACGACCCCAACACCGAAGTAGTGACGACAATAGCAGTGAGCCCCCCCGACGACAATCACCAGGAGGTCCCGAGAAGCTTGCAGCAGCACTCCTCGGACCTCCTGCCAGAGGATCCAACCCTCTACATGGACCTGGACCCCTCGCTGCAACCAGATTCTCGCTTCGGTTTCCTGGAGAGCTCCTTCCTACCAGTGCATAGTCACCAAAACGGTGAGAATCTTACAACGGCCTCAGTGAACTCGATGCCAGATCTCTGCATCTCTGACAAGATCACGACCATCAAAAGGCCCAGCAGCACTGACATTCTGCTATCAGACACAACGGACTTCGACGATCCGAAAGATCTCTCGAAACCAGAATTTCTGAGTATTTCGATTGTGAAGGGAGCGATGGGCTTTGGCTTCACAATAGCTGACTCCTCTCACGGTCAGaaggttaaaaaaattctggatcgacATCGTTGCAAGAACCTCATGGAGGGGGATATCCTAGTGAACATAAACGACGTCAATGTGAGGAGCATGTGTCACTCCGAGGTTGTGCAGGTCCTCAAGGATTGCCCCAGAAGCCAAGAGGCTCTCATCCACGTCCAGCGGACAATTGCACAGATCAAGGATAAGAAGGAGAAGAGTGCCCGGGACTTTTACAGGAGCAAAACCCCAACAGCTGATATTTACAGCACCCAATCGAAGACAATAGTGCCTAGCAGACCGAAAACACCTCTCATTGATACTAGAAATCGCACCAAATCGCCGTCTGACTTCAGAAACGATTGGAGAAGTGAGAATGATAATCATTTAGGTCCAATGGAGAACACCTGCAAGTATCCCGAGTACAATCACGATGTTTATTATAATGATCCTTATAAATCAAATATGGGGAAGATCACTGATAATTTTGGGAGGATGACCAATATTGATGACGATCCCATGAGGCACAGAAACAGAGACTGGCATGGAAATGACAAGATGAGTTTGGGGGCGGACATGTACCCTATCAGTGCTGTGGGACACGACCAGATGACCAAGCAGAATGGCGAACATTCGGATTATTACAAGGATCTTTACTCGGTCAGGATGCATCAGCAGTATGCGGCTCAGGATTATGCAGTTTATGGGATGGGGCAGGAGCAGAGTGTCGACACTGGCGAAATTTGGGACAAGAGGAAAGAGACGACTAGTTTTGAGCACGAACAACCCCATTCCAGTTCGATATCTAG GTATCCCCAATATCCGAATGAAATGGTTTGTCCGACAATCCCCGACGTCGAGTGGATAGAGACCGTGGTGACCCTGATCCGCCAAGACACTGGTTTTGGTTTCAGGATAGTTGGAGGAACCGAGGAAAGATCTCAG CAGGTGTCCGTTGGCCACATCGTGCCAGGTGGAGCAGCTGACCTGGACAATAGACTGAACACTGGTGATTTAATAATGTCCGTCGATGGAGAGAGTGTCATGAATTCCTCTCATCATCATGTAGTCCAGCTGATGATTCAAGCAGCGCAGAATGGCAGAGTTAGTCTGGGGATAAGAAGGCGAATCAACGCTCAGGACCATCTCCAGGAGAATCTCCAGAGTTCCTACGACAGACAAATGAATCTCCAGTATCCTTACGACATCACTGTCAGCAGGATGGAGAATGAAGGCTTTGGCTTCGTTATCATCTCGTCTGTGAACAAGGCTGGATCGACTATTGGGAGGATCATCGAGGGCTCGCCTGCTGAGAGGTGTGCCAGGCTAAACGTTGGTGATCACATTCTCGCTGTTAATCACGTTGACATTACTAATGTCTGCCACAAGGACATTGTGAATTTGATAAAGGATTCTGGGTACTCGGTCACCCTCACCATTGGATATCCCATTGACGATTGCTGTAGCACTACTTCTATGTCCCAGAAG gatGAGTCGACTGGAGATGGCGACGGAGGTCAGTATCATGCAGTGGAATTGACTCGCGGCACCCGAGGATTTGGATTTAGTATTCGAGGAGGAAGGGAGTTCCAAAACATGCCACTTTTTGTTTTGCAAATTGCGGAGAATGGACCTGCTGCTATTGACAATCGATTGAGG GTTGGTGATCAGATAATCGAGATAAATGGGATAAACACAAAGAACATGACTCATACCGAGGCAATAGAAATAATACGAAATGGCGGTCCATCGGTGCGACTATTAGTACGTCGTGGATGCCAAATGCCAAGTGCG